A region from the Salminus brasiliensis chromosome 22, fSalBra1.hap2, whole genome shotgun sequence genome encodes:
- the snu13b gene encoding SNU13 homolog, small nuclear ribonucleoprotein b (U4/U6.U5), translated as MSEAEVNPKAYPLADATLSKTILDLVQQASNYKQLRKGANESTKTLNRGISEFVVMAADAEPLEIILHLPLLCEDKNVPYVFVRSKQALGRACGVSRPIIATSITIKEGSQLKPQIQSVQMAIERLLV; from the exons AGTGAAGCTGAGGTGAATCCCAAGGCCTACCCTTTGGCTGATGCCACTTTGAGCAAAACTATTCTGGACCTTGTTCAGCAGGCATCCAACTACAAGCAGCTGCGCAAAGGAGCAAATGAGT CCACGAAAACTCTGAACCGTGGAATCTCGGAGTTCGTCGTTATGGCTGCTGATGCCGAACCACTGGAGATCATTCTGCACCTTCCACTGCTGTGTGAGGACAAAAATGTGCCTTACGTCTTTGTGAGGTCTAAGCAAGCCCTTGGTCGAGCGTGTGGGGTGTCGAGACCCATCATCGCCACATCGATCACCATAAAGGAAGGATCACAGCTGAAACCTCAAATTCAGTCCGTGCAGATGGCTATTGAGAGACTCTTGGTCTGA